A stretch of DNA from Gimesia chilikensis:
GAAGCCGGGGATCGACTGCGGGAGATGGCAGAAGCGGGTTAACAAAGCTCAGCAGAACGTACAAAACAGGTTTTCATGAGTTACGAGTATGATCTCAAGGATGAGATCGGATTGAGGTTAAAATGACGGATCGCCAGATACAATTTCGAGTAGGACTGTTCGTGATTTCTGCACTGCTGACCGGTGCGGGGATGATCTTTCAGTTCGGTCAGTTGGAGAACCTCTGGAAGAAGAAATACACCATCGCGATGCGGTTCGAGTCAATTTCCGGCGTGCATCGCGGAACGCCCGTCGTGCGGCACGGCATCCGCATTGGTGAAGTCGATAAGATCATTACCAGCGACAGCAAGCCGGGTGTGGTGCTGCTGGTCAAGATCGATGAAACACAGCACCTGCGAAAAGATGCCAGCCCGCAGATCGTGACGAGCATCATGGGGGATTCGAAGATCGTGATCTCCCCCGGTGTCGATAAGAAGTTCCTGGAACCAGGCGAGCGGCTGATTGGCCAGTCTTCGACGGACCCGATGGAAGTTGTCTATCGCATGGAACAGCAGGTGAGCAAGACGTTGTCTGCCTTCACCGAAACCAGCCAGGAGTGGGGCAAGCTGGCAGGGAACATGAACCGACTGCTGGAAACCAAAGAGGGCAATATTGATGTCGTGGTCGAACGGGCGGCGACATCGCTGGAGGAATTCTCACAGG
This window harbors:
- a CDS encoding MlaD family protein, whose amino-acid sequence is MTDRQIQFRVGLFVISALLTGAGMIFQFGQLENLWKKKYTIAMRFESISGVHRGTPVVRHGIRIGEVDKIITSDSKPGVVLLVKIDETQHLRKDASPQIVTSIMGDSKIVISPGVDKKFLEPGERLIGQSSTDPMEVVYRMEQQVSKTLSAFTETSQEWGKLAGNMNRLLETKEGNIDVVVERAATSLEEFSQAMRQMNAMMKNVNMLVADPQQQENLKRSLAAMPAMIESTQRTISSVEVAVQKAGQNLDNLSRVTDPLAKHSQSMVVKLDRSLSRLDAMMAELNSFTRALNQGDGSLKKFISDPDLYRNMNRSASSLTVLLNNLEPIARDIRIFSDRIARHPEILGVSGAMKGSSGIKESGEQPSRVRQSGYSFPATKQP